A single region of the Methylocystis echinoides genome encodes:
- the amoA gene encoding bacterial ammonia monooxygenase, subunit AmoA yields the protein MSQSKSGGAVGPFNSVAEAAGCVATTDWMLLVLLFFAVLGGYHVHFMLTAGDWDFWVDWKDRRMWPTVVPILGVTFCAAAQAFWWVNFRLPFGAVFAALGLLIGEWINRYVNFWGWTYFPISLVFPSALIVPAIWLDVILLLSGSYVITAVVGSLGWGLLFYPNNWPAIAAFHQATEQHGQLMTLADLIGLHYVRTSMPEYIRMVERGTLRTFGKDVVPVAAFFSGFVSMMVYFLWWFMGRWYSTTKVIDQI from the coding sequence ATGTCACAATCGAAAAGCGGGGGGGCGGTCGGTCCGTTCAACTCCGTCGCCGAGGCGGCGGGTTGCGTCGCGACGACGGACTGGATGCTTCTGGTTCTTCTGTTCTTTGCCGTTCTTGGCGGCTACCACGTCCACTTCATGCTGACGGCGGGCGACTGGGACTTCTGGGTTGACTGGAAGGATCGTCGTATGTGGCCGACGGTCGTGCCGATTCTGGGCGTGACCTTCTGCGCGGCTGCGCAGGCTTTCTGGTGGGTTAACTTCCGCCTTCCGTTCGGCGCCGTTTTCGCGGCTCTGGGCCTCCTGATTGGCGAGTGGATCAACCGCTACGTCAACTTCTGGGGCTGGACGTATTTCCCGATCAGCCTCGTGTTCCCGTCCGCTCTGATCGTTCCGGCGATCTGGCTCGACGTGATCCTGCTGCTGTCGGGCTCCTACGTGATCACGGCGGTTGTCGGTTCGCTGGGCTGGGGTCTGCTGTTCTATCCGAACAACTGGCCGGCGATTGCCGCTTTCCACCAGGCCACCGAGCAGCATGGTCAGCTGATGACGCTTGCTGACCTGATCGGCCTCCACTACGTCCGCACGTCGATGCCGGAATACATCCGCATGGTCGAGCGCGGCACGCTGCGCACGTTCGGTAAGGACGTTGTGCCGGTTGCGGCGTTCTTCTCGGGCTTCGTCTCGATGATGGTGTATTTCCTTTGGTGGTTCATGGGTCGCTGGTATTCCACGACCAAGGTGATCGACCAGATCTGA
- the fliP gene encoding flagellar type III secretion system pore protein FliP (The bacterial flagellar biogenesis protein FliP forms a type III secretion system (T3SS)-type pore required for flagellar assembly.), protein MNQRLNRARGASLLLVALLAPTAALAAEGFDLSALLPAGGGGMSARMIQLLGALTILSIAPGLLVMVTSFTRFAIALSFLRAGLGLQSTPANLVMISLALFMTFYVMAPSAEKSWEAGGRPLVEGKIGEAEAFTRMSAPFREFMLANVREKDLRLFADLRKTETAATKNGPGLDVLVPAFMTSELRRGFEIGFLIVVPFLAIDIIVAVITMSMGMMMLPPTTIALPAKVLFFILIDGWNLLVGSLIRSYG, encoded by the coding sequence ATGAACCAGCGTCTAAACCGCGCGCGCGGCGCCTCTCTGCTTCTCGTCGCGCTTCTGGCGCCCACGGCGGCGCTCGCCGCCGAGGGTTTCGATCTCAGCGCCCTGCTGCCTGCCGGGGGCGGCGGCATGAGCGCGCGCATGATCCAGCTGCTCGGCGCCCTGACGATCCTGTCCATCGCGCCGGGACTGCTCGTCATGGTGACGAGCTTCACGCGTTTCGCGATCGCTCTGTCGTTCCTGCGCGCGGGCCTCGGCCTTCAGAGCACGCCGGCCAATCTCGTCATGATCAGTCTGGCGCTTTTCATGACCTTTTACGTCATGGCGCCGAGCGCCGAGAAGAGCTGGGAGGCCGGCGGGCGGCCGCTCGTCGAAGGGAAGATCGGCGAAGCGGAGGCCTTCACCCGCATGTCGGCGCCGTTCCGCGAGTTCATGCTCGCCAATGTTCGCGAGAAGGACCTCCGTCTTTTTGCGGATCTGCGCAAGACCGAGACCGCCGCGACGAAGAACGGGCCGGGCCTGGATGTTCTCGTGCCCGCCTTCATGACATCCGAACTGCGGCGGGGATTCGAAATCGGCTTTCTGATTGTGGTCCCGTTCCTCGCGATCGACATCATCGTCGCCGTCATCACCATGTCGATGGGCATGATGATGTTGCCGCCGACGACCATCGCGCTCCCCGCAAAGGTGCTGTTCTTCATCCTGATCGACGGGTGGAACCTCCTCGTCGGGAGTTTGATCAGGTCTTACGGGTAA
- the fliI gene encoding flagellum-specific ATP synthase FliI (involved in type III protein export during flagellum assembly) — protein sequence MTDALTRLGDAVEFFVQSNARVSISGVVTEVSPSHFRVEGLSKFLRLDDCVLLQGADRACHGQAIRIDRRGVLVKSFESNAGVGLGARVTLLGPIRIAPHAGWKGRVVDALGHPIDGRGPLPQGAPLSLDAAPPNPMLRARVHAPAPTGVAAIDAFTPLCRGQRVGVFAGSGVGKSTLLSMMTRSAAFDTAVICLVGERGREVRDFLTEALGMSAANAVVVVATGDESPMMRRLAPLTATTIAESFRDAGQSVLLIMDSVTRYAHALREIALAAGEPPAANGFAPSVFADIPRLLERAGPGLDAGGAITAIFSVLVDGDNHNDPIADCVRGTLDGHIVLEREIAEQGRYPAINILKSISRLSDRGSNGGARSLPISKRKSRRECRRWRRGRRSCGRSSIGSTLSNAMRTRRWSDSTHE from the coding sequence GTGACGGACGCGCTTACGCGCCTCGGCGACGCGGTGGAATTTTTCGTCCAGTCCAACGCGCGCGTCTCCATCAGCGGCGTGGTGACGGAAGTCTCGCCGTCGCATTTTCGCGTCGAGGGACTGTCCAAATTCCTGCGGCTCGACGATTGCGTGCTGCTCCAGGGCGCCGATCGCGCCTGCCATGGGCAGGCGATCCGCATCGACCGGCGCGGCGTGCTCGTCAAATCCTTCGAGAGCAACGCCGGCGTCGGACTTGGCGCGCGGGTGACGCTGCTCGGACCCATTCGCATCGCGCCGCATGCCGGATGGAAAGGCCGCGTCGTCGACGCGCTCGGCCACCCAATCGACGGACGCGGCCCGCTGCCGCAGGGCGCGCCGCTGTCGCTCGACGCCGCGCCGCCCAATCCCATGCTGCGGGCGCGCGTTCACGCCCCGGCGCCGACAGGCGTCGCGGCCATCGACGCCTTCACGCCGCTGTGTCGCGGCCAGCGCGTCGGCGTCTTTGCAGGGTCGGGCGTCGGCAAATCGACGTTGCTGTCGATGATGACACGCTCCGCGGCCTTCGATACGGCGGTCATCTGTCTCGTCGGCGAGCGCGGCCGCGAAGTGCGCGATTTTCTCACCGAGGCGCTGGGCATGAGCGCGGCGAACGCCGTCGTCGTCGTCGCGACGGGCGACGAAAGCCCGATGATGCGCCGCCTCGCGCCGCTGACCGCGACCACGATCGCCGAAAGCTTTCGCGACGCCGGCCAGTCGGTGCTGCTCATCATGGATTCGGTCACGCGTTACGCCCATGCGCTGCGCGAGATTGCGCTCGCGGCGGGCGAACCGCCGGCCGCCAATGGTTTTGCGCCGAGCGTCTTCGCCGACATCCCCCGCCTGCTCGAACGCGCCGGTCCCGGCCTCGACGCGGGCGGCGCCATCACCGCGATCTTTTCCGTGCTGGTCGATGGCGACAATCACAACGATCCCATCGCCGATTGCGTGCGCGGCACGCTCGACGGCCATATCGTGCTCGAACGCGAGATCGCCGAACAGGGACGCTATCCGGCGATCAATATCCTCAAATCCATTTCACGCCTCAGCGATCGCGGCTCGAACGGCGGCGCAAGGAGCTTGCCGATCTCGAAACGGAAGTCACGAAGAGAGTGCAGGCGCTGGAGACGCGGCAGGAGGAGTTGCGGGCGCTCGTCGATCGGCTCGACGCTTTCGAACGCAATGCGAACGAGGCGCTGGTCGGACTCTACGCACGAATGA
- a CDS encoding flagellar basal body-associated FliL family protein, with the protein MSLLIPLIAVTVVGGGGGAFLGMSMLAPKEPDKGKAAGEGVQSAAKGGEDSKGKAKPAEKDAHGEAKADAHGAAKTDAHGEAKSDAHADPHGGGHGDAPGDAHGKSDPHADPHGKAAEKKEELPPELRVKELPPLVTNLGGDKRNWVRLQSAIVYDAHETQHPDTLIPAIMSDITAFMSTVDVSAIEGADGLRRLQEELGERAATRSERQVKEFIIESLVVQ; encoded by the coding sequence ATGAGTCTGCTGATCCCCCTGATTGCGGTCACCGTCGTCGGCGGCGGCGGCGGCGCCTTTCTCGGCATGTCCATGCTGGCGCCCAAAGAGCCCGACAAGGGCAAGGCGGCGGGCGAGGGCGTTCAAAGCGCGGCGAAGGGCGGCGAAGACTCCAAGGGCAAAGCCAAGCCAGCGGAGAAGGACGCGCATGGCGAAGCCAAGGCCGACGCGCATGGCGCCGCCAAGACCGACGCGCATGGCGAAGCCAAGAGTGACGCTCATGCGGATCCTCATGGCGGCGGTCATGGCGATGCGCCGGGCGATGCGCACGGCAAGAGCGATCCCCACGCCGATCCGCATGGCAAGGCGGCGGAGAAGAAGGAGGAGCTGCCGCCGGAGCTGCGCGTCAAGGAGCTGCCGCCGCTCGTGACCAATCTCGGCGGAGACAAGCGGAACTGGGTGCGTCTGCAATCGGCCATCGTCTATGACGCGCATGAGACCCAGCATCCCGACACCCTCATCCCCGCGATCATGTCGGACATCACCGCCTTCATGAGCACGGTCGACGTGTCGGCGATCGAAGGCGCGGACGGCCTGCGGCGGCTGCAGGAAGAACTCGGCGAACGGGCGGCGACGCGCTCCGAGCGGCAGGTCAAGGAGTTCATCATCGAATCGCTGGTGGTCCAATGA
- the folK gene encoding 2-amino-4-hydroxy-6-hydroxymethyldihydropteridine diphosphokinase, protein MRVGFGLGSNIGDKPENIRKALNLLEERGIARLTAISRIYRTPPWGVLDQGDFANACAIGETALSPYELLAAVKTIEADMGREATRRWGPRLIDVDILFLGDHTLDDPELTLPHKELFGRGFVLLPLAEIAPDLVLDGAPIAQALTSVDVAGVRPWTEG, encoded by the coding sequence ATGCGGGTTGGATTCGGGCTGGGCAGCAATATCGGGGATAAGCCCGAAAACATCCGCAAAGCGCTGAATTTGCTGGAGGAGCGCGGCATTGCGCGGCTGACGGCGATTTCCCGGATCTACCGGACTCCGCCCTGGGGCGTGCTCGATCAGGGCGATTTCGCCAATGCCTGCGCCATCGGCGAGACCGCGCTGTCGCCTTACGAGTTGCTGGCGGCGGTGAAGACAATCGAGGCCGATATGGGTCGTGAGGCGACGCGCCGCTGGGGGCCGCGGTTGATCGACGTCGATATCCTCTTTCTGGGCGACCACACGCTCGACGACCCGGAGCTCACGCTCCCGCATAAAGAACTTTTCGGGCGCGGGTTTGTGCTCCTGCCACTGGCGGAGATCGCGCCTGACCTCGTCCTTGACGGGGCCCCGATCGCGCAGGCGCTGACGAGCGTCGACGTCGCGGGCGTGAGACCCTGGACAGAAGGTTAA
- a CDS encoding flagellar basal body L-ring protein FlgH, giving the protein MMKRLQAGALALALALALAGCATDPRDFAREPHMSPIGSGLNFYDDQLPTGATRAASLGPGMSLDENRVNLFRDVKAMSVGDVVTVVISMDDRANLGNSTDRSREGKVNSKWSFLLDLLPQIGGPAGSQTKQTGAWQNDIDSKTETQGRGSINRSEQVRFTLAAAVTAVLPNGNLVLHGSQEIRVNNELRVLTVGGIARPRDINKDNSISYDKIAEARVSYGGRGRLSEMQQPAWGQQLYDTFVPF; this is encoded by the coding sequence ATGATGAAGAGGCTTCAGGCCGGCGCGCTCGCCCTTGCGCTCGCCCTTGCACTTGCCGGCTGTGCGACGGACCCGCGCGATTTCGCACGCGAGCCGCATATGTCGCCCATCGGCAGCGGCCTCAATTTCTATGACGATCAATTGCCGACGGGCGCCACCCGCGCGGCGTCGCTCGGGCCGGGGATGTCTCTCGACGAAAATCGGGTCAATCTGTTTCGCGACGTAAAAGCGATGAGCGTCGGCGACGTCGTCACCGTCGTCATTTCCATGGACGACCGGGCCAATCTCGGCAATTCGACGGATCGCTCGCGCGAGGGCAAGGTCAACTCGAAATGGTCCTTCCTGCTCGATCTGCTGCCGCAGATCGGCGGCCCCGCCGGTTCGCAGACCAAACAGACCGGCGCCTGGCAGAACGACATTGATTCCAAGACCGAGACGCAGGGACGCGGCTCCATCAACCGCTCCGAGCAGGTGAGGTTCACACTTGCGGCCGCGGTGACCGCGGTCCTGCCGAACGGCAATCTCGTGTTGCACGGCTCGCAGGAAATTCGCGTCAACAATGAGCTGCGCGTGCTCACCGTCGGCGGCATCGCGCGCCCGCGCGACATCAACAAGGATAATTCGATCTCCTACGACAAGATCGCCGAAGCGCGCGTCTCCTATGGCGGGCGCGGACGGCTGAGCGAGATGCAGCAGCCGGCATGGGGCCAGCAGCTCTACGACACTTTCGTTCCTTTCTGA
- the amoB gene encoding bacterial ammonia monooxygenase, subunit AmoB → MKKLVKLAAIGAAAAVAATLGAVAPASAHGEKSQQAFLRMRTLNWYDVAWSKTSVNVNEEMILSGKVHVFSAWPQAVANPRVSFLNAGEPGPVLVRTAQFIGEQFAPRSVSLEIGKDYAFSINLRGRRAGRWHVHAQINVEGGGPIIGPGQWIEIKGDMKDFTDPVTLLDGSTIDLEHYGISRVYAWHLPWMAVGAAWILFWFIRKGIIASYIKVAEGRPDDVIGDDDRRIGAIVLALTILATIVGYAVTNSTFPRTIPLQAGLQKPLTPIETEGTAGVGKEQVTAELNGGVYKVPGRELTVNVKIKNGTSQPVRLGEYTAAGLRFLNPSVFTSKPDFPDYLLADRGLSNDDTIAPGESKEIVVKIQDARWDIERLSDLAYDTDSQIGGLLFFFTPDGKRFAAEIGGPVIPKFVAGDMP, encoded by the coding sequence ATGAAAAAGCTAGTCAAGCTCGCCGCCATCGGCGCGGCGGCTGCTGTGGCGGCGACGCTCGGGGCTGTTGCTCCGGCTTCGGCCCACGGTGAGAAGTCGCAGCAGGCGTTCCTTCGCATGCGCACGCTGAACTGGTATGACGTTGCGTGGTCGAAGACCTCGGTTAACGTCAACGAGGAAATGATCCTGTCCGGCAAGGTTCACGTCTTCTCGGCGTGGCCGCAGGCGGTCGCCAACCCGCGCGTGTCGTTCCTGAACGCCGGCGAGCCCGGCCCGGTTCTGGTCCGCACGGCGCAGTTCATCGGCGAGCAGTTTGCGCCGCGTTCGGTTTCGCTGGAGATCGGCAAGGATTACGCCTTCTCGATCAACCTGCGCGGCCGTCGCGCTGGCCGTTGGCACGTCCACGCCCAGATCAACGTTGAGGGCGGCGGTCCGATCATCGGCCCCGGCCAGTGGATCGAGATCAAGGGCGACATGAAGGACTTCACCGATCCGGTGACGCTCCTTGACGGTTCGACGATCGACCTCGAGCATTACGGCATCAGCCGCGTTTACGCGTGGCATCTGCCGTGGATGGCGGTTGGCGCCGCCTGGATCCTGTTCTGGTTCATCCGGAAGGGCATCATCGCTTCCTACATCAAGGTTGCCGAGGGCCGTCCTGATGACGTCATTGGTGATGACGACCGCCGCATCGGCGCGATCGTTCTCGCTCTGACGATCCTGGCGACCATCGTCGGTTACGCTGTGACCAACTCGACCTTCCCGCGCACGATCCCGCTTCAGGCCGGCCTTCAGAAGCCGCTGACGCCGATCGAGACGGAAGGCACGGCTGGCGTCGGCAAGGAGCAGGTGACGGCCGAGCTGAACGGCGGCGTCTACAAGGTTCCGGGCCGCGAGCTGACGGTCAACGTGAAGATCAAGAACGGCACGTCGCAGCCGGTTCGCCTCGGCGAATACACCGCGGCTGGCCTGCGCTTCCTGAACCCGTCTGTCTTCACCTCGAAGCCTGACTTCCCGGATTACCTGCTTGCTGACCGTGGCCTGTCGAACGACGACACGATCGCGCCCGGCGAGTCGAAGGAAATCGTCGTGAAGATCCAGGACGCGCGTTGGGACATCGAGCGTCTGTCTGACCTGGCTTACGACACCGACAGCCAGATCGGCGGCCTCCTGTTCTTCTTCACGCCGGACGGCAAGCGCTTCGCCGCTGAAATCGGCGGCCCGGTGATTCCGAAGTTCGTCGCGGGCGACATGCCCTGA
- the amoC gene encoding bacterial ammonia monooxygenase, subunit AmoC, with amino-acid sequence MSSTTSAAAGAATETAVVDLRGMWIGLAVLNVFYLIVRIYEQIYGWRAGLDSFAPEFQTYWMSILWTEIPLELVSGLGLAGYLWKTRDRNVDAVSPREEMRRLVVLVQWLVVYGIAIYWGASFFTEQDGTWHMTVIRDTDFTPSHIIEFYMSYPIYSVIAVGAFFYAKTRIPYFAHGYSLAFLIVAIGPFMIIPNVGLNEWGHTFWFMEELFVAPLHWGFVFFGWMALGVFGVVLQILARIHALIGKEGVALLTE; translated from the coding sequence ATGAGCTCGACGACTAGCGCTGCTGCTGGCGCCGCTACGGAAACAGCCGTAGTCGACCTGCGCGGCATGTGGATTGGCCTTGCCGTCCTGAACGTTTTCTATCTGATCGTTCGCATCTACGAGCAGATCTATGGCTGGCGCGCCGGCCTGGACTCGTTCGCCCCTGAGTTCCAGACGTATTGGATGTCGATCCTGTGGACCGAGATCCCGCTGGAGCTCGTCTCCGGTCTTGGCCTCGCCGGCTATCTCTGGAAGACCCGCGACCGCAACGTCGACGCGGTTTCGCCGCGTGAAGAGATGCGCCGTCTCGTTGTCCTGGTTCAGTGGCTTGTCGTTTACGGCATCGCCATTTACTGGGGCGCTTCGTTCTTCACGGAGCAGGACGGCACCTGGCACATGACGGTGATTCGCGACACGGACTTCACGCCGTCGCACATCATCGAGTTCTACATGAGCTACCCGATCTATTCGGTTATCGCGGTTGGCGCGTTCTTCTATGCGAAGACCCGCATTCCGTATTTTGCTCATGGCTACTCGCTGGCGTTCCTGATCGTCGCCATCGGCCCGTTCATGATCATCCCGAACGTTGGCCTGAATGAGTGGGGCCACACCTTCTGGTTCATGGAAGAGCTGTTCGTTGCGCCGCTGCACTGGGGCTTCGTGTTCTTCGGCTGGATGGCTCTCGGCGTGTTCGGCGTCGTGCTGCAGATCCTGGCTCGCATCCATGCCCTGATCGGCAAGGAAGGCGTCGCCCTCCTGACCGAGTAA